One region of Thiomonas intermedia genomic DNA includes:
- the panD gene encoding aspartate 1-decarboxylase, whose amino-acid sequence MSKTSDTRPADRIMLRAKLHRATLTGADLHYEGSCGIDQALLEACDILPGEQIEIYNVTNGARLSTYAIVEPHGSGRITLNGSAARHAALGDLLIICTYAPMDDATARTFRPRIALLDAHNRIASMKP is encoded by the coding sequence ATGTCAAAGACTTCCGACACGCGGCCTGCAGACCGCATCATGTTGCGCGCCAAACTGCACCGCGCCACGCTGACGGGCGCCGACCTGCATTACGAGGGGTCGTGCGGAATCGATCAAGCCTTGCTGGAGGCCTGCGACATTCTGCCGGGTGAGCAGATCGAGATCTACAACGTGACCAACGGGGCGCGACTGAGCACCTACGCCATCGTCGAGCCGCATGGCAGCGGTCGCATCACACTCAACGGCTCCGCTGCACGTCATGCGGCCCTGGGCGATTTGCTCATCATTTGCACCTATGCACCGATGGACGACGCCACGGCGCGCACCTTTCGTCCTCGCATCGCGCTCCTGGACGCCCACAATCGAATAGCGTCGATGAAGCCGTAG
- a CDS encoding RNA polymerase sigma factor, with amino-acid sequence MSRPASDLAPTLDALWHIESAKIVAQVARITRDLALAEDCAQDALLAALQTWPRDGMPEKPGAWLLTAARRHALDRLRHTATAAPLHARLGAETDLQHAIREADHADAVDRAIDDDIGDEMLALVFTAVHPRLPPEARAALTLKVVGGLSVAEIARAYLKSEPTIAQRIVRAKRLLAEAHLPFAVPRGTELAERLPVVLEVLYLMFNEGYAASAGAHWTRPALCEEALRLARVLAGLLPHEPEVHGLTALMELQTSRLDARVDDAGRPILLAEQDRRLWDALLIHRGIAALARAEAADGARGFYTLQAAIAACHARAPRFADTDWSRIASLYGALLRVAPSPVVALNRAVAVGMAEGPAAGLALVETLSDVRELLDYPLLHAARGDLLDRLGQRTEAHAAFTRAAELAGNEAERGLMRERAARCGPTKLS; translated from the coding sequence ATGAGCCGCCCTGCCTCCGATCTCGCCCCCACGCTCGATGCCCTATGGCACATCGAGTCGGCGAAGATCGTGGCGCAGGTGGCGCGCATCACCCGCGATCTCGCCCTGGCGGAAGACTGCGCGCAGGACGCGTTGCTTGCGGCGCTGCAGACCTGGCCCCGCGACGGCATGCCCGAAAAGCCCGGCGCCTGGTTGCTGACCGCCGCACGCCGCCACGCCCTCGACCGCCTGCGGCACACGGCCACGGCGGCGCCGCTGCACGCCAGGCTAGGCGCGGAGACCGACCTTCAACACGCCATTCGCGAGGCCGATCACGCCGATGCGGTGGACCGCGCGATCGACGACGACATTGGCGACGAGATGCTGGCCCTGGTCTTCACCGCCGTCCATCCCCGCCTGCCTCCCGAGGCCCGCGCCGCGCTCACCCTCAAGGTGGTTGGCGGTCTGTCAGTGGCCGAGATTGCGCGCGCCTACCTCAAGTCCGAGCCGACCATCGCGCAGCGCATCGTGCGCGCCAAGCGCCTGCTCGCCGAGGCGCATCTGCCCTTCGCAGTGCCACGTGGCACCGAACTGGCCGAGCGTCTTCCCGTGGTGCTCGAAGTGCTCTACCTGATGTTCAACGAAGGTTACGCCGCCAGCGCCGGTGCGCACTGGACGCGCCCGGCGCTGTGCGAAGAAGCGCTGCGCTTGGCGCGGGTGCTCGCCGGTCTGCTGCCGCACGAGCCCGAGGTGCATGGCCTTACGGCCTTGATGGAATTGCAGACCTCGCGTCTGGACGCACGCGTGGACGACGCAGGCAGACCGATCCTGCTTGCCGAGCAGGATCGCAGGCTTTGGGATGCGTTGCTGATTCACCGCGGCATCGCCGCATTGGCCCGCGCCGAAGCCGCCGACGGCGCGCGTGGCTTCTACACCCTTCAGGCCGCCATCGCCGCCTGCCATGCCCGCGCGCCCCGCTTTGCCGACACCGACTGGAGCCGCATCGCGTCGCTCTACGGCGCGTTGTTGCGCGTTGCGCCTTCGCCCGTCGTGGCGCTCAACCGCGCGGTTGCCGTAGGCATGGCCGAAGGCCCGGCGGCCGGGCTGGCGCTGGTCGAAACCCTGAGCGACGTTCGCGAATTGCTCGACTACCCGCTGCTTCACGCGGCACGCGGCGACCTGCTCGACAGGCTTGGCCAGAGGACTGAGGCCCACGCCGCCTTCACGCGCGCCGCCGAGCTCGCGGGCAACGAGGCCGAACGCGGGCTGATGCGCGAGCGCGCCGCACGCTGCGGACCGACGAAGTTGTCGTAA
- a CDS encoding YciI family protein, which produces MRYLFFIPSSPACEAETGSVTEPWLDRAATMAVFHQELAQAGVLLDAGTLRPSCDGWRVHFGAHGGRHIVSGPFPDASTLAARYILIQVASRAEALEWSRRLPNLAADGQPAVAEVRLLRAFGDPGLPSRPGTA; this is translated from the coding sequence ATGCGTTACCTTTTCTTCATCCCATCCAGCCCGGCGTGCGAAGCAGAAACCGGCTCGGTGACTGAGCCATGGCTCGACCGGGCGGCGACCATGGCGGTCTTTCACCAGGAACTGGCGCAGGCCGGGGTGCTGCTCGACGCCGGCACACTCAGACCCAGTTGCGACGGCTGGCGCGTGCATTTCGGAGCCCATGGCGGGCGCCACATCGTGAGCGGCCCCTTCCCCGATGCCAGCACGCTCGCTGCGCGCTACATCCTGATTCAGGTTGCCTCGCGTGCGGAAGCCCTTGAATGGTCGCGTCGCCTGCCGAATCTGGCGGCCGACGGTCAGCCCGCTGTGGCCGAGGTCAGGCTTCTCAGAGCGTTCGGCGACCCCGGGTTGCCGTCCCGGCCAGGCACGGCGTAA
- a CDS encoding VOC family protein — translation MNPNVPAIPPGMHSLTPHLVCRNAPAAMDFYINAFGARDSGRLLSPDGKLMHGMMFIGDSALMLVEESPQWGMQSPLGLNGTPVIVHLYVEDVDATMAQAVQAGATMVLPAADMFWGDRYGQVRDPFGHLWSVATHIRDMRPEEIIAASKQDCGSSN, via the coding sequence ATGAACCCCAACGTCCCCGCCATTCCGCCCGGCATGCACAGCCTCACGCCCCATCTCGTCTGCCGCAACGCCCCTGCGGCGATGGACTTCTATATCAACGCCTTTGGTGCGCGCGACAGCGGCCGCCTGCTCAGCCCGGACGGCAAGCTCATGCACGGCATGATGTTCATCGGCGACTCGGCGCTGATGCTTGTTGAAGAAAGTCCGCAGTGGGGCATGCAGAGTCCGCTCGGCTTGAACGGCACGCCGGTCATCGTCCACCTCTATGTGGAGGACGTCGACGCCACCATGGCGCAGGCGGTGCAAGCTGGCGCGACCATGGTGCTGCCGGCGGCCGACATGTTCTGGGGCGACCGCTACGGCCAGGTGCGCGACCCGTTCGGCCATCTTTGGTCGGTGGCGACGCATATCCGCGATATGCGCCCGGAA